One Bacteroidales bacterium DNA window includes the following coding sequences:
- a CDS encoding aminotransferase class I/II-fold pyridoxal phosphate-dependent enzyme: protein MKHDPVNAIFDLKQFGEYGDVNPSITDSATYTFMQAKTMTETFHGETEGCFLYSRHWNPSNKYLADALAAMEGTEEGWVTASGMGAITNTILQMCNSGDHVVSSMTTYGGTFAFLQNYLPKFNISVSFVDITDIEAVEKAVRPNTRLIYTESMTNPLLQISDIPALATIANKHGIKLVVDNTFTPMIIAPARLGAHVVVYSLTKFINGKNDCVAGAVCGSAEFINSLIDVNNGTAMLLGPVLDPLRSSSILKNLHTLHIRMQQHSRNASFLAGKFQEAGIRVIYPGLESHPGYAAMKRLMNPDFGFGGMLAIDLNTAERAGKFMELMEMKDVGYLAVSLGYFKTLFSNSGKSTSSEVPEDVQKQMGLSAGLIRYSVGLDHDIERTWQKDSMVP, encoded by the coding sequence ATGAAACATGATCCGGTGAATGCAATTTTTGATCTGAAGCAATTCGGAGAATATGGGGATGTGAATCCATCCATTACTGATTCGGCTACCTATACTTTTATGCAGGCAAAAACCATGACTGAAACCTTTCATGGTGAGACAGAAGGCTGTTTTCTGTATTCAAGGCACTGGAATCCCAGTAATAAATACCTGGCAGATGCCCTGGCAGCAATGGAAGGAACAGAAGAAGGCTGGGTGACAGCTTCCGGCATGGGTGCAATTACCAATACAATATTGCAAATGTGCAACAGCGGGGATCATGTTGTGTCGAGTATGACCACTTACGGAGGGACTTTTGCATTTCTACAGAACTATCTTCCCAAGTTCAATATTTCTGTCTCCTTTGTTGATATTACTGATATAGAAGCTGTTGAGAAAGCTGTTCGCCCTAATACCCGACTCATCTATACGGAGTCGATGACCAATCCATTGTTACAGATATCAGATATTCCAGCTTTGGCAACTATTGCCAATAAACATGGGATTAAACTGGTGGTGGATAATACTTTTACACCGATGATTATTGCCCCTGCCAGGTTGGGTGCTCATGTGGTGGTTTATAGCCTGACAAAATTCATCAACGGAAAGAATGATTGTGTAGCCGGCGCTGTTTGTGGCTCAGCTGAGTTCATCAATTCCCTGATTGATGTGAATAATGGCACTGCAATGCTTTTAGGCCCTGTACTCGATCCCCTGCGATCATCCTCTATTCTGAAAAACTTGCATACCCTTCATATCCGGATGCAACAACATAGCAGGAATGCATCCTTTTTAGCAGGTAAATTCCAGGAAGCCGGTATCAGAGTAATTTATCCGGGTCTTGAATCTCATCCCGGATATGCAGCTATGAAACGACTGATGAATCCTGATTTCGGTTTTGGTGGCATGCTTGCAATCGACCTCAATACTGCTGAACGTGCAGGCAAATTCATGGAACTAATGGAGATGAAGGATGTTGGATATCTTGCAGTTAGCCTGGGTTATTTCAAGACTTTATTCAGCAATTCCGGTAAAAGTACTTCCAGTGAAGTGCCTGAAGATGTTCAAAAACAGATGGGATTATCAGCAGGACTTATCAGATATAGCGTTGGTTTGGACCATGATATTGAAAGGACCTGGCAGAAAGATTCAATGGTGCCTTGA
- a CDS encoding Lrp/AsnC ligand binding domain-containing protein: protein MKIDMLDKRILDYLLKDARMPYLEIARRCKVSGAAIHQRIQKLKESGVISSAQVVLSPKGLGYMTCAYIGIQVNLVSTSTHDEVFRKIRHIPEIVECHHISGKYSLLIKLYTQNNEHLKKIIVEQIQSIPEITFTETFISLEEGFDRQLPVII from the coding sequence ATGAAAATAGATATGTTGGACAAACGCATCCTCGATTATCTCCTCAAGGATGCAAGGATGCCTTATCTTGAAATTGCCCGCCGGTGCAAGGTTTCCGGAGCAGCAATCCATCAGCGAATACAAAAACTGAAAGAATCAGGGGTTATTTCATCCGCCCAGGTGGTACTTTCACCTAAAGGATTAGGATACATGACTTGTGCTTATATTGGGATACAGGTGAATCTGGTAAGCACAAGTACTCATGATGAAGTATTCCGTAAAATCCGGCATATACCCGAAATCGTGGAATGTCACCATATCTCTGGTAAGTATTCCTTGCTCATTAAATTATATACGCAGAATAATGAGCATCTAAAAAAAATAATTGTAGAACAGATTCAATCCATCCCAGAAATTACATTTACAGAGACCTTTATCTCACTGGAAGAAGGTTTCGACCGACAACTTCCGGTAATTATCTGA
- the lpdA gene encoding dihydrolipoyl dehydrogenase: MNYDIIVIGSGPGGYVAAIRASQLGLKVGVVEKAELGGICLNWGCIPTKALLKSAQVFHYASHLSDYGVKLTGEVSAELPAMVKRSRDVAEGMSKGIQFLFKKNKIDHIPGFGKLKPGKKVEVTDADGKTTEITANHIIIATGARSRELPNLKQDGKQIIGYREAMTLPEQPKRMVVVGSGAIGSEFAYFYQTIGTQVTLVEFLPNVVPIEDEEVSKQLERSFKKSGMKVMTSSTVEKVEIKNKVCIVSIKTAKGVETVECDIVLSAVGIATNIEGIGLEETGIKTEKGKVLVDDFYKTNVEGYYAIGDIVHGPALAHVASHEGITCVEKIAGLHVEPIDYSNIPGCTYTHPEIASVGMTEKAAKEAGYEIKVGKFPYTASGKASASGSKEGFIKVIFDAKYGEWLGAHMIGDNVTEMIAEVVVARKLETTGHEIIKSIHPHPTMSEAVMEAVAAAYGEVIHL; this comes from the coding sequence ATGAACTATGATATTATTGTAATCGGCAGTGGACCAGGTGGTTACGTTGCCGCTATCCGTGCTTCACAACTTGGACTAAAAGTTGGAGTGGTTGAAAAAGCTGAATTAGGGGGTATTTGCCTCAATTGGGGATGTATACCAACCAAAGCCTTGCTCAAAAGTGCCCAGGTATTTCATTATGCCAGCCATTTGAGTGACTATGGCGTTAAACTTACAGGTGAAGTATCTGCTGAGTTGCCTGCAATGGTGAAAAGAAGCAGGGATGTAGCCGAAGGAATGAGTAAAGGGATTCAGTTCCTGTTTAAAAAAAATAAAATTGACCACATTCCTGGATTCGGGAAATTAAAGCCAGGTAAAAAAGTTGAAGTCACTGATGCTGATGGCAAGACTACAGAAATCACAGCAAACCATATCATCATTGCCACAGGAGCCCGGTCCAGGGAACTTCCGAATCTGAAACAGGATGGAAAACAGATCATTGGTTATCGTGAAGCAATGACACTGCCGGAACAACCTAAGCGTATGGTGGTAGTAGGATCAGGGGCTATCGGTTCCGAATTTGCCTATTTCTATCAAACCATTGGTACTCAGGTTACATTGGTTGAATTCCTGCCTAATGTTGTGCCCATCGAAGATGAAGAAGTCTCCAAACAACTGGAGAGGAGTTTCAAGAAATCAGGCATGAAGGTTATGACCTCTTCAACAGTTGAAAAGGTGGAAATCAAGAATAAAGTATGCATTGTCAGCATCAAAACAGCTAAAGGTGTTGAGACTGTTGAATGTGATATTGTCCTCTCAGCAGTTGGTATAGCTACTAATATTGAAGGAATTGGCCTCGAAGAAACGGGTATTAAGACTGAAAAAGGAAAAGTACTGGTTGATGATTTCTATAAAACAAATGTAGAAGGGTATTATGCTATTGGTGATATTGTTCATGGCCCGGCATTAGCACACGTTGCATCTCATGAAGGTATTACCTGTGTTGAGAAAATTGCAGGACTACATGTTGAACCCATCGATTATTCAAATATTCCTGGCTGTACTTACACTCATCCGGAAATTGCTTCAGTTGGTATGACTGAAAAAGCCGCTAAGGAAGCCGGTTATGAAATCAAAGTCGGCAAATTCCCTTATACTGCCTCAGGAAAAGCCAGTGCCTCCGGGTCAAAAGAAGGGTTTATCAAGGTTATTTTCGATGCTAAATATGGTGAATGGCTGGGTGCTCATATGATTGGGGATAATGTAACGGAAATGATCGCTGAAGTAGTAGTTGCCCGCAAACTGGAAACTACGGGTCATGAAATCATAAAATCGATACACCCGCATCCAACAATGAGTGAAGCTGTTATGGAAGCCGTTGCAGCTGCTTATGGTGAAGTGATTCATTTGTAA
- the rfbC gene encoding dTDP-4-dehydrorhamnose 3,5-epimerase, producing the protein MQIEATSIPDVIIIKPDLFRDERGYFMESFHAEKFKQMGIETRFVQDNESLSQKGVLRGLHFQKSPWAQGKLVRVIQGAVLDVAVDIRKSSPTFGQWVSVTLSGENKWMCWIPEGFAHGFVTLEDNTVFSYKCTNFYHKDSEGSIRWDDPAIGIRWDCENPSLSGKDTIAPLLENCEILFP; encoded by the coding sequence ATGCAAATCGAAGCCACCTCCATTCCGGATGTAATCATCATTAAACCTGATCTCTTCCGTGATGAGAGAGGTTATTTCATGGAATCGTTCCATGCAGAAAAATTCAAACAGATGGGTATTGAAACCCGATTTGTTCAGGATAATGAATCCCTGTCACAAAAAGGAGTTCTCAGAGGCTTGCACTTCCAAAAGTCACCCTGGGCCCAGGGTAAACTGGTGCGTGTGATACAAGGTGCAGTGCTGGATGTTGCAGTGGATATCAGGAAAAGCTCTCCTACTTTCGGACAATGGGTTTCAGTAACCCTCAGTGGCGAAAATAAATGGATGTGCTGGATTCCAGAAGGTTTTGCCCATGGGTTTGTGACTCTGGAAGATAATACTGTTTTCTCTTACAAGTGCACTAACTTCTACCATAAAGATTCTGAAGGAAGCATACGATGGGACGATCCAGCCATTGGAATCAGATGGGATTGCGAAAACCCATCCTTGTCTGGTAAAGATACAATTGCTCCCTTGCTGGAAAATTGTGAAATCTTATTCCCATAA
- a CDS encoding lytic transglycosylase domain-containing protein, whose translation MSWKSLAIIAISAICLLEGFLLYENQREKKNDSEYTLAYQQNNRIYAVLSPSTLDFAGEPLPMNLYYVREGVDRELLVNSYWQSNTLLLLKKANRYFRIMEPILKQYNIPDDFKYLALIESGLSNVVSPAGASGIWQFMPETAKRYGLEITEEVDERYNLEKSTIAACKLLANSYSIFGNWTLSAAAYNAGEGRIQKSLSEQKISNYYDLYLNSETSRYIYRIVALKLLYEHPTEFGFFLRNKDLYPSIPTYTVSIDSSIASLVNYSNRLNINYKILKEFNPWLRKEKLTVKAGKKYLLTIPKKGYDNFEMLQQQAVEAESFFNDTAVAGRLFR comes from the coding sequence ATGTCCTGGAAATCGCTCGCAATTATTGCCATATCTGCCATCTGTCTGCTGGAAGGATTTCTTCTCTATGAAAATCAAAGAGAAAAGAAGAATGACAGTGAATATACCCTGGCTTATCAGCAGAATAACAGGATTTATGCTGTGCTCAGCCCATCAACACTGGATTTTGCAGGAGAACCACTCCCGATGAATCTTTATTATGTCAGGGAAGGTGTTGACCGCGAGCTACTTGTTAACTCTTATTGGCAATCAAATACATTATTGTTGCTGAAAAAAGCGAACAGGTACTTCCGAATCATGGAACCTATCCTTAAACAATACAATATCCCGGATGATTTTAAATACCTGGCACTTATTGAAAGCGGATTGAGTAATGTTGTGTCACCTGCCGGGGCTTCAGGGATCTGGCAGTTCATGCCTGAAACAGCTAAGCGATACGGATTAGAGATCACAGAAGAGGTTGACGAAAGATATAACCTGGAAAAATCAACTATAGCAGCCTGTAAACTGCTGGCAAATTCATACAGCATATTCGGAAACTGGACATTATCCGCTGCCGCCTACAATGCCGGTGAAGGAAGGATTCAGAAATCCTTATCAGAACAAAAAATTTCAAACTACTACGATCTCTACCTTAATTCAGAAACATCAAGGTATATCTACCGGATCGTAGCCCTGAAATTGCTGTATGAACATCCTACTGAGTTTGGGTTCTTTCTCAGGAATAAGGACCTATATCCATCCATCCCAACCTATACCGTAAGCATCGATTCCTCCATTGCTAGCCTGGTTAATTATTCCAACCGATTGAATATCAACTATAAAATATTGAAAGAATTCAATCCATGGCTTCGTAAGGAAAAACTTACCGTTAAGGCCGGTAAAAAATATCTGCTCACGATACCCAAAAAAGGGTACGATAATTTCGAAATGCTGCAGCAACAGGCCGTTGAGGCTGAATCATTTTTTAATGACACTGCTGTTGCCGGCAGGTTGTTCCGATAA
- a CDS encoding TIGR00730 family Rossman fold protein — MHIEDELINLSEEDRIRMAITPKDWNVTKSHDSWSVFKIMAELVEGYEKMARIGPCVTIFGSARVPSNNKYYKVAEEIAYLLTKKGFGVISGGGPGIMEAANKGAHFGGGKSVGLNIRLPFEQSSNPFIDPDKLITFDYFFVRKLMFMKYSQGYIVLPGGFGTLDEFFEAVTLIQTHKLVRFPIVVVGKEYWGGLITWIKERMVAEKNIAEEDLDIFTLVDEPAQAVSVIDDYYHKYALKPNF; from the coding sequence ATGCATATTGAAGACGAATTAATTAACCTGAGTGAAGAAGATCGCATACGCATGGCGATCACTCCTAAAGACTGGAATGTTACAAAATCCCATGACTCATGGTCAGTATTCAAGATCATGGCTGAATTGGTCGAAGGATATGAAAAGATGGCCAGGATCGGACCATGTGTAACGATCTTTGGATCTGCCAGGGTTCCTTCCAATAATAAATACTATAAAGTAGCCGAAGAAATTGCCTACCTGCTGACTAAAAAAGGCTTCGGGGTAATTTCAGGTGGCGGACCGGGTATCATGGAGGCAGCTAATAAAGGTGCCCATTTCGGAGGGGGAAAATCTGTCGGCCTTAATATCAGGTTACCTTTTGAACAGAGTTCAAACCCGTTTATCGATCCTGATAAACTCATCACTTTCGATTACTTCTTTGTCAGGAAACTAATGTTCATGAAATACTCCCAGGGATATATTGTGCTTCCCGGTGGGTTCGGCACGCTCGATGAATTCTTCGAAGCCGTGACCCTTATACAGACCCATAAATTGGTTAGGTTTCCCATTGTTGTAGTAGGTAAAGAATATTGGGGAGGATTAATCACCTGGATTAAAGAAAGAATGGTAGCAGAAAAGAATATTGCAGAAGAAGATCTCGATATTTTTACTCTCGTTGATGAACCCGCTCAGGCTGTTTCGGTAATCGATGACTACTATCATAAATATGCCCTGAAACCAAATTTCTAA
- a CDS encoding T9SS type A sorting domain-containing protein, with amino-acid sequence MKTAFKLFLLILFPWFAEAQSLETEIFRATSPQVFDKSGNSLSFPFAGGINNAQYGAIDLDLDGTKDLLVFDRHGNRLLCFLNEGTTNTIAYQFHPEFASQFPEIREWIILHDFNHDGKEDIFTYTTGGIKVFRNDSELSLRFTQITFPYLVSYQGSTYSNILVTYADYPGIADVDGDGDTDILSFKGLGSFIEWHRNLSMDLYGIPDSLIYERSSNCWGRFAEAGESNIIQLDTCLDFKNATLKNGAKHTGSTLLPFDYSGDGLMDLVLGDVDYPSLVYLTNGGTSEDAEMISQTLQFPNPDNPVFLPSFPAACLVDVNNDLQKDLLVSCFDPGLLRSESSRSSWLYLNEGTQSFEFISDAFLQNQMIDLGSGAYPTIFDVNQDGLPDLVIGNYGILDTCIYSPETGLQCTYISSLCLLENIGTLTTPSFRMIDTDYLGLSELKMQSLIPTFGDLDGDGDADLLCGNSKGKFIYLENTAPLGQPAEFILNDPAYRQLDVGDFSAPQIFDLDSDGLNDIISGKRDGRICYFRNEGPVENPQFLLVTDSLGGIDVTNTSLSYFGYSVPHFYRNSYQKLYLLVGSEFGEVFIFDDIMQHLDGQFPSLGTLRLPYQGWRTGLTTGNLNGDTVPDLLIGNYSGGLGYFEGLYATLGNEEPQAGRKQLSIFPNPSRKEEVMVEIPGIEPGSKVSIEIHHINGVKILEKRKTELPFKVDTRDWNAGIYIVSVYSSTKLYSGKMVVLP; translated from the coding sequence ATGAAAACTGCCTTTAAACTATTTCTCCTTATACTCTTTCCTTGGTTTGCTGAAGCACAAAGCCTGGAAACTGAGATTTTCAGGGCCACCAGTCCCCAGGTTTTTGACAAGTCCGGAAATTCTCTCAGCTTTCCTTTTGCAGGCGGTATTAACAATGCTCAGTATGGAGCCATTGACTTAGATTTGGATGGTACAAAGGATTTATTAGTTTTCGACAGGCATGGTAATCGATTGCTTTGTTTCCTGAATGAAGGAACTACCAATACTATTGCTTATCAGTTTCATCCTGAATTTGCATCACAGTTTCCTGAAATCAGAGAATGGATCATATTGCATGATTTCAATCATGATGGGAAAGAGGATATCTTTACCTATACCACCGGGGGTATCAAAGTATTCCGGAATGATTCAGAATTATCCCTCAGGTTTACACAGATTACATTTCCTTATCTCGTTTCATACCAGGGCTCAACCTATAGCAATATTCTTGTTACCTATGCTGATTACCCTGGTATTGCTGATGTGGATGGAGATGGTGATACAGATATCCTTAGTTTCAAAGGACTGGGTTCATTCATTGAATGGCACCGGAATCTTTCGATGGATCTTTATGGAATCCCTGATTCATTAATTTATGAGCGATCCTCAAATTGCTGGGGCCGTTTTGCAGAAGCAGGAGAATCAAATATCATTCAATTGGATACTTGCCTGGATTTCAAAAATGCAACATTAAAAAATGGCGCCAAGCACACCGGGTCAACTTTATTGCCCTTTGATTATAGTGGTGATGGACTCATGGATCTGGTGCTGGGTGATGTGGATTATCCATCATTAGTATACCTGACAAATGGAGGCACATCCGAAGATGCCGAAATGATCTCTCAAACCTTGCAGTTCCCAAATCCTGATAACCCTGTTTTTCTGCCTTCCTTCCCGGCTGCCTGTCTTGTGGATGTGAATAATGACCTTCAGAAAGATTTGCTGGTGTCATGTTTTGATCCGGGCTTACTGCGGTCAGAAAGTAGCCGTAGTTCATGGTTGTATTTAAATGAAGGAACCCAATCATTTGAATTTATAAGTGATGCATTTCTTCAAAACCAGATGATTGACCTTGGTTCCGGTGCATATCCAACCATTTTCGATGTTAACCAGGATGGATTGCCCGACCTGGTGATTGGGAATTATGGGATACTGGATACCTGTATTTATAGTCCTGAAACCGGTTTACAATGCACTTATATCTCCAGTCTTTGTTTGTTGGAGAATATTGGAACTTTAACGACTCCTTCCTTCCGGATGATAGATACAGACTATCTTGGTTTATCGGAATTGAAAATGCAATCACTGATTCCCACTTTCGGGGATCTTGACGGTGATGGAGATGCCGACCTGCTCTGCGGGAATTCAAAAGGCAAGTTCATTTATCTTGAAAATACGGCCCCATTAGGTCAGCCTGCTGAGTTTATTCTTAATGACCCCGCTTACAGGCAGTTGGATGTTGGTGATTTTAGTGCCCCACAAATTTTTGACCTTGATTCAGATGGATTGAATGATATTATCAGTGGAAAAAGGGATGGCAGGATCTGTTATTTCAGGAATGAAGGTCCTGTTGAAAATCCACAATTTCTGCTGGTTACGGATTCATTGGGTGGCATCGATGTCACTAATACCTCTTTATCCTATTTTGGTTATTCTGTGCCCCATTTTTACCGGAATTCCTATCAAAAGCTTTATTTACTGGTAGGATCGGAGTTTGGAGAGGTTTTTATATTTGATGATATCATGCAGCACCTTGATGGACAATTTCCATCCCTTGGTACACTGAGGCTGCCTTACCAGGGATGGAGGACCGGGCTTACAACCGGGAACCTGAATGGAGATACAGTCCCTGACCTGCTGATTGGAAATTATTCAGGTGGATTGGGCTATTTCGAAGGTCTGTATGCGACTCTTGGTAATGAAGAACCTCAGGCTGGCAGGAAACAACTTAGCATATTTCCAAATCCTTCAAGGAAGGAAGAAGTGATGGTGGAAATTCCCGGTATTGAACCTGGAAGTAAGGTTTCCATTGAGATTCATCACATCAACGGCGTAAAGATCCTGGAGAAGCGAAAGACAGAATTACCCTTCAAGGTGGATACCAGGGACTGGAATGCTGGCATTTATATAGTTTCGGTTTATTCCAGCACCAAGCTTTACAGCGGGAAAATGGTTGTACTTCCATAG
- a CDS encoding endonuclease/exonuclease/phosphatase family protein, with protein sequence MKFHVLPVLIGCFLIQSTLVSSQSTAENNSFNVMTYNIRFNNPGDGVNAWPERKDRVFEVVKEANPDLFGLQEALIGQINDFQKVFPEFKWVGVGREDGKEGGEFSPVFYNASRFTAELSGTFWLSQSPNIAGVKGWDAACNRVVSWVKLTDHKSGKTFFLFNTHFDHMGKIARKESSFLLLHAIDSLANGMPAIVTGDFNATPESEPIQILTGATTEIKPLINSSELATKRTGPSYSYTGFEYDKIPEELIDYVFVKNIPAVYSHTIIDTRYGKYYPSDHLPVIVNMELK encoded by the coding sequence ATGAAATTTCATGTTTTACCTGTTTTAATCGGGTGCTTTCTTATTCAATCCACCCTGGTTTCTTCACAATCAACTGCTGAAAATAACAGCTTCAATGTAATGACATACAACATCCGTTTCAACAACCCGGGAGATGGCGTAAATGCATGGCCTGAGAGAAAGGACAGGGTTTTTGAAGTTGTAAAAGAAGCTAATCCTGATTTATTTGGACTTCAGGAGGCTCTCATTGGCCAGATAAATGATTTTCAGAAGGTCTTTCCTGAATTTAAATGGGTAGGAGTAGGACGTGAAGATGGAAAGGAAGGAGGAGAGTTTTCCCCGGTATTTTATAATGCAAGTCGGTTCACTGCAGAATTATCAGGAACCTTCTGGCTTTCACAAAGTCCAAACATTGCCGGTGTCAAGGGCTGGGATGCTGCTTGTAACCGGGTAGTCAGTTGGGTTAAACTCACTGATCATAAGAGTGGCAAGACTTTTTTCCTTTTTAATACACATTTTGACCACATGGGTAAAATTGCAAGAAAGGAGAGTTCGTTTTTATTACTTCATGCTATTGACTCCCTGGCTAATGGAATGCCAGCAATTGTTACCGGTGATTTCAATGCAACGCCCGAATCAGAACCTATTCAAATACTGACTGGTGCTACTACAGAAATTAAACCTTTGATCAATTCGAGTGAACTGGCAACGAAAAGAACCGGTCCATCGTATTCGTATACGGGATTTGAATATGACAAAATACCCGAAGAACTCATTGATTATGTTTTCGTAAAAAATATCCCTGCGGTTTATTCCCATACCATAATCGATACCCGATATGGTAAGTATTATCCGTCGGATCATTTACCTGTTATTGTAAACATGGAACTGAAATAA
- a CDS encoding endonuclease/exonuclease/phosphatase family protein: MKKIITHGISLLLFIVAGIIFNSCEPLATGFEETEDATMYTAGNLKDYPLPDSAIRVMTWNIRFGIGRTPWFGDACGNNTILSKEEVMPHLEDIVNQINVVKPDILFLQECDILSKRTAYIDELQYILDHTHFNYAAYVSEWKSAYIPSDGLGRMDMGQVILSPWPITESKRINLATRGDQSGIVNYFYLHSCVITGTIKIPGFKEFSVLNIHASAFATDDTKQKHFEEFKAELDRLDEKGVYFVAGGDLNTLPPGSDSTDFCYEDMCPGESFHQPGDDPMHKPGSDYTPESTWILPLYSSYKCAVPLTAYQSNQSAYFTHTTRPEHTWDRTLDYLFTNHRWVKDSDITHQDAMELSDHAAVSAEFVLIKE, translated from the coding sequence ATGAAGAAAATCATAACACATGGCATTTCATTGCTACTGTTCATTGTGGCTGGAATCATATTTAACTCTTGTGAACCATTGGCTACAGGCTTTGAGGAAACAGAGGATGCCACTATGTATACCGCAGGAAACCTGAAAGATTATCCCCTGCCGGATTCGGCAATCAGGGTGATGACCTGGAATATAAGATTTGGGATCGGTCGGACGCCCTGGTTTGGTGATGCATGCGGAAATAATACAATATTGAGCAAAGAGGAAGTGATGCCTCACCTGGAAGACATAGTGAATCAAATCAATGTTGTAAAACCTGATATCCTGTTTCTCCAGGAGTGTGATATTCTATCTAAACGGACGGCCTATATCGATGAATTACAGTACATTCTGGATCACACCCACTTTAATTATGCCGCCTACGTTTCTGAATGGAAGTCAGCTTACATCCCCAGTGATGGATTGGGCAGGATGGATATGGGGCAGGTGATACTATCTCCATGGCCAATCACTGAATCAAAAAGAATCAACCTTGCTACACGAGGTGATCAAAGTGGAATAGTTAACTATTTCTACCTTCATTCCTGTGTTATTACAGGCACAATCAAGATACCCGGCTTCAAAGAGTTCTCAGTCCTGAATATACATGCCTCTGCTTTTGCAACTGATGATACCAAACAGAAACATTTTGAAGAGTTCAAGGCTGAGCTCGACCGGTTGGACGAAAAAGGAGTATATTTTGTAGCCGGAGGTGACCTTAATACGCTTCCTCCGGGAAGTGATTCAACTGATTTCTGTTACGAGGATATGTGCCCGGGTGAATCATTTCATCAACCAGGTGATGACCCCATGCATAAGCCGGGAAGTGATTATACCCCTGAGTCGACATGGATTCTTCCCTTATATTCATCCTATAAATGTGCAGTTCCTCTTACAGCATACCAATCCAACCAATCCGCCTATTTCACCCACACAACCAGGCCGGAACATACCTGGGACAGGACATTGGATTACCTGTTTACCAACCACCGCTGGGTTAAGGATTCAGATATTACCCACCAGGATGCTATGGAACTATCCGATCATGCGGCTGTAAGTGCAGAGTTTGTTCTTATCAAAGAGTAA
- a CDS encoding cold shock domain-containing protein, whose amino-acid sequence MKQGKVKFFNESKGFGFIKDDESGTEYFVHVTGLVDQIKENDEVSFDLKEGKKGLNAVNVKQL is encoded by the coding sequence ATGAAACAAGGTAAAGTAAAATTTTTCAATGAATCCAAAGGATTTGGATTTATTAAAGACGATGAATCAGGAACTGAGTACTTCGTACATGTAACCGGATTGGTTGACCAGATTAAAGAGAACGATGAAGTCTCTTTTGATTTGAAAGAAGGAAAGAAAGGATTGAATGCGGTAAATGTAAAACAACTATAG